In one Chroicocephalus ridibundus chromosome Z, bChrRid1.1, whole genome shotgun sequence genomic region, the following are encoded:
- the HTR1A gene encoding 5-hydroxytryptamine receptor 1A has product MDVANNTTSPERSPEGSGGAGLAEVTLGYQLLTSLLLGTLILCAVSGNACVIAAIALERSLQTVANYLIGSLAVTDLMVSVLVLPMAALYQVLNKWTLGQVTCDIFISLDVLCCTSSILHLCAIALDRYWAITDPIDYVNKRTPRRAAVLISLTWLIGFLISIPPMLGWRTPEDRSNPDACTISKDHGYTIYSTFGAFYIPLLLMLVLYGRIFKAARFRIRKTVKKAEKKKIADTCLTLSPATLQKKSNGEPGKGWRRTVEPKPGACVNGAVRQGEDGAALEIIEVQRCNSSSKTHLPLPSEACGSPPPPSFERRNEKNTEAKRRMALSRERKTVKTLGIIMGTFILCWLPFFIVALVLPFCDSKCYMPEWLGAVINWLGYSNSLLNPIIYAYFNKDFQSAFKKIIKCKFCRQ; this is encoded by the coding sequence ATGGATGTGGCCAACAACACTACCTCCCCAGAGCGCTCCCCCGAGGGGTCAGGCGGCGCCGGCCTCGCCGAGGTGACCCTAGGCTACCAGCtgctcacctccctgctcctgggcaCGCTTATCCTGTGCGCCGTGAGCGGCAACGCCTGCGTGATCGCGGCCATCGCCCTGGAGCGCTCCCTGCAAACCGTGGCCAACTATCTCATCGGCTCGCTGGCCGTCACCGACCTCATGGTGtccgtgctggtgctgcccatggcGGCCCTCTACCAGGTGCTGAACAAGTGGACGCTGGGGCAAGTCACCTGCGACATCTTCATCTCGCTGGACGTGCTGTGCTGCACCTCTTCCATCCTGCACCTATGCGCCATCGCCTTGGACAGGTACTGGGCCATCACGGACCCCATCGACTATGTCAACAAGCGGACTCCCCGGCGGGCCGCCGTGCTTATCAGTCTGACCTGGCTCATCGGCTTCTTGATATCCATCCCACCCATGCTGGGCTGGAGGACGCCCGAGGACCGCTCGAACCCCGATGCCTGCACCATCAGCAAGGACCACGGGTACACAATCTACTCCACCTTCGGCGCCTTCTACATCCCGCTCCTCCTCATGCTGGTGCTCTACGGCCGCATCTTCAAGGCGGCCCGCTTCAGGATCCGCAAGACTGTCAAGAAAGCGGAGAAGAAGAAGATCGCCGACACTTGCCTCACCCTCTCTCCAGCCaccctgcagaagaaaagcaacgGGGAGCCCGGCAAGGGCTGGCGGCGGACTGTGGAGCCCAAGCCCGGTGCGTGTGTCAACGGCGCGGTGCGGCAGGGCGAGGACGGGGCCGCCCTGGAGATCATCGAGGTCCAGCGCTGCAACAGCTCCTCCAAGACTCACCTGCCGCTGCCCAGCGAGGCGtgcggctccccgccgcccccctccttCGAGAGGCGCAACGAGAAGAACACTGAGGCCAAGCGGAGGATGGCTCTGTCCCGGGAGAGGAAGACTGTCAAGACCCTGGGCATCATTATGGGCACCTTCATCCTCTGCTGGCTGCCGTTCTTCATCGTGGCGCTGGTCCTGCCCTTTTGTGACAGTAAGTGCTACATGCCCGAGTGGCTGGGGGCAGTCATCAACTGGCTGGGCTACTCCAACTCCCTCCTCAACCCCATCATCTATGCCTATTTCAACAAAGACTTCCAAAgtgcttttaagaaaattatCAAGTGCAAATTTTGCCGGCAGTGA